From a region of the Pseudoxanthomonas sp. X-1 genome:
- a CDS encoding DUF6587 family protein, whose protein sequence is MALALQYLVIAVAVLVSAWVVAHKQFPNATRRARTALALPLLRAGRPPWLQRLGRALAPPARAVDAACGGCSSCGPQKPAVRK, encoded by the coding sequence ATGGCGCTGGCGCTCCAGTACCTGGTGATCGCGGTGGCCGTGCTGGTCAGCGCCTGGGTCGTGGCGCACAAGCAGTTCCCCAACGCCACCCGCCGCGCGCGCACCGCGCTGGCCCTGCCGCTGCTGCGGGCCGGGCGTCCGCCGTGGCTGCAGCGCCTCGGCAGGGCGCTGGCGCCGCCGGCCAGGGCGGTCGATGCCGCCTGCGGCGGCTGCAGCAGCTGCGGGCCGCAGAAGCCGGCGGTGCGCAAGTAA
- a CDS encoding polymer-forming cytoskeletal protein gives MSMWKDPLSSKKDAPPAPVIEPSPPPVAEPIAPAPVASAPVPASTPAASAGGRERKESLIASDLTIEGKIEGSGHVRIAGRFKGDVNVQGDLTIEHGAKLSGGVKASKITIAGELEGNIDAAKHVELLASGALTGDVKCGTMTVAAGARMRGQADFGWDGSEKQHDAA, from the coding sequence ATGTCCATGTGGAAAGATCCGCTGTCCAGCAAGAAGGATGCCCCGCCCGCCCCGGTCATCGAGCCGTCCCCGCCGCCGGTCGCCGAGCCCATCGCGCCCGCGCCGGTCGCCAGCGCCCCCGTCCCGGCCTCGACACCCGCCGCCAGCGCGGGCGGCCGCGAGCGCAAGGAGTCGCTGATCGCCTCGGACCTGACCATCGAGGGCAAGATCGAGGGCAGCGGCCACGTGCGGATCGCCGGCCGCTTCAAGGGCGACGTCAATGTCCAGGGCGACCTGACCATCGAGCACGGCGCCAAGCTGTCCGGCGGGGTCAAGGCCAGCAAGATCACCATCGCCGGCGAGCTGGAGGGCAACATCGACGCGGCCAAGCACGTCGAACTGCTGGCTTCCGGCGCCCTGACCGGCGACGTCAAGTGCGGCACGATGACCGTCGCCGCCGGCGCCCGCATGCGCGGCCAGGCCGACTTCGGCTGGGACGGCAGCGAGAAGCAGCACGACGCGGCGTGA